AAAAAAATGGATGTATGAGCTATCTTCCTACTTCAAATACATTAGGAAGATTAACTAAAGTTCATATGTATAATATCGATAAACCTTTAGAAGATATAAACATTTCTCCTGCGATAGCTAAACTAAAAGCTGGGAGTATAGTTATTCATCATTCTTTAACTTTGCATTATGCATACTCTAACATAAGTGATAATGATCGGTTGGCCTATGCAATTGTCTATATGAAAGATGAAGTAACTTATAATGGAAACAGACATCCACTGATAGATAAAAATTTATTTGCCAAAAATCAAAAATTAGAAGGGACCAACTTCCCTATTATCGAGGAGAGTGTAACGTTAACATGATAAAAGAACTTGATCACGTAATGATAAAAGTCCAAAATCTAGAAGAAAGTATTACTTTTTATTCAGAGCAGTTACGACTGCAAATAATCTGGGAGTATGATAATTATGTAGGATTTCATAACGGTATAGTTATTCATGATTCGAAAAACAGTGAAAATTTAACTAGCTTTTTCAAAGTAGATTCTGTAGAAGAAACAGTCAAAATATTAAAAGAGAGCAATGTTAAAATTATTTTAGAGCCCACTCCTATTCCGACTGGATATACAGCAGCCTTTCAAGACATCAGTAATAACATTATTCATATTGTAGATAATATTAATCTTTCTTGAATAAACGAAACAATCTATAAATCATACAATTATTTCTCTATTAAATAGATACGTAATAAAACGTTTTATGGTCTTTACCTTTACTTAAAACTTTATTAAAAAAAGACCATAAAATGTTTTAAAGTTATTTTAAATCATAAATTTAACTACTTATCATTTGCTTCCTTTAATTTATCAAAGCGATATGCCTTCACAAACACCGTTAGTTAAGTTATCACAGATGTTTGCTTGGGGCACACCTAGATTCAATATTGGAATAACTCTAACTACAACTTTATTTACACTTCTTTTAGTTGTAAATACGATTACTGCTAAAAGAAGTGTAAATAAAGTTTATCCGTTATCTAAAGAAAATGAAAAACAAACACTGAACTGTGACATATGGGACAGAGGTATATCATATATTATCTCATCGCTGTTTTCTACAATTGAAACTGTACCGCTATCTACATCAACAGGATTTATTTAACTAATAAGACAAAGAAAAGGTGTTCCTTATTGTCAGCCATATAATTGAGTAATTTCTTTTATTACCTTAATGTTTCTTCATAATTCTAGGAATACGTTTCAAATTGTAGACACCCTGAAATTGCCCTGCCAATTTCAGGGTGATTTGACGAACCCCTTTTCTTCGATTTTTAAATTGAGATACCTCTAATATGAATCCTTTCCCTATTTCATCCTGATTTTCTCTTTCGCTTTCCTTGCGAGGAAACGAAAAAATAATTATAATATCCCGAACGTGAAACCACAGGGATTCCACACAAATATCTCACCATGTTTTTGAGGTTGTATTTTTCAATAATAGAACGAATTAACACATATTTTTGGTTAGGTGGGTAACGTTATTTCTTTCCCATCCTCCCTTCCATAAGTTTAATCTTTTTTAACAGTTCATTTTCAACTTTTAATACGTTTCGTTCCGCTT
This DNA window, taken from Bacillus cereus ATCC 14579, encodes the following:
- a CDS encoding VOC family protein, which encodes MIKELDHVMIKVQNLEESITFYSEQLRLQIIWEYDNYVGFHNGIVIHDSKNSENLTSFFKVDSVEETVKILKESNVKIILEPTPIPTGYTAAFQDISNNIIHIVDNINLS